The following are from one region of the Lentimicrobiaceae bacterium genome:
- a CDS encoding citrate (Si)-synthase: protein MAKGLKDTLYEKIMDWRPRTERLLKEYGDVVVDKITIGQIIGGMRGIKSLVSDISYLDPEEGIRYRGYTLPEVFEKLPKAKNSDMPLVEGLFYLLLTGDMPTEEQAYSVADEFSQRRILPRYVYEVIDGMPCCSHPMTIFSTAILTMHRESFFTKKYHAGINKLDYWDPTYEDTLNMLAKLPEIATYIYAKLYRDGKRIQSNPNLDMGGNFAHMMGIPKPYDDVTRMHFIVHADHEAGNVSAHTGHLVASSLSDVYLSISAMINGLAGPLHGLANQEVLRWLHDLMDKMNGEVPSEADLKQFVWNTLESGQVIPGFGHAVLRKTDPRYMLQREFSLRNLSEDPLFKVVDMLFKVVPPILLEQGKAKNPWPNVDAQSGVIQWHYGVKEYDFYTVLFGIGRSIGIAANIIWDRALGYPLERPKSLTTAILEDIAAGKSVNIED from the coding sequence ATGGCAAAAGGACTTAAAGATACCCTGTACGAAAAAATTATGGATTGGAGGCCCAGAACAGAAAGGCTTCTGAAAGAATACGGTGATGTGGTTGTGGATAAAATAACCATAGGCCAGATTATTGGCGGTATGCGTGGGATTAAATCCCTAGTGTCTGATATCTCTTACCTTGATCCTGAAGAAGGTATCCGTTATCGGGGTTATACTTTGCCCGAGGTCTTTGAAAAGTTACCCAAAGCCAAGAATTCTGATATGCCATTGGTTGAAGGACTGTTCTATTTGCTGTTAACGGGCGATATGCCAACGGAAGAGCAGGCATACAGTGTAGCCGATGAGTTTAGCCAACGAAGAATTTTACCTCGTTATGTGTATGAAGTAATTGATGGTATGCCTTGCTGTAGTCATCCGATGACAATTTTCTCGACAGCCATTCTTACCATGCACCGTGAGTCATTCTTTACTAAAAAATATCATGCAGGCATCAATAAGCTGGATTACTGGGATCCTACTTATGAGGATACGCTGAATATGCTGGCCAAGCTTCCTGAGATTGCGACTTATATTTATGCAAAACTATACCGCGATGGTAAACGCATCCAGTCGAACCCCAATTTGGATATGGGTGGTAATTTTGCACATATGATGGGTATTCCCAAGCCTTATGATGATGTAACGCGTATGCACTTTATTGTTCATGCTGATCACGAAGCGGGTAATGTAAGTGCTCATACAGGCCATTTGGTGGCCAGTTCGTTATCCGATGTTTATTTGTCAATTTCGGCTATGATTAATGGGCTTGCAGGTCCTTTGCATGGGCTTGCCAATCAGGAAGTGCTGCGTTGGCTGCATGATTTGATGGATAAAATGAACGGTGAAGTGCCCTCTGAAGCTGACTTAAAACAGTTTGTATGGAATACTCTTGAATCCGGCCAGGTTATTCCTGGTTTCGGACATGCAGTTCTTCGCAAAACCGATCCCCGTTACATGCTGCAACGCGAGTTTAGCCTTCGCAATCTTTCTGAAGATCCTTTGTTTAAGGTGGTTGATATGCTTTTTAAGGTAGTTCCGCCCATTCTTCTTGAACAGGGAAAGGCTAAGAATCCATGGCCCAATGTTGATGCACAGTCAGGTGTTATTCAGTGGCACTATGGCGTAAAGGAATATGATTTTTATACTGTTCTTTTTGGTATTGGTCGTTCTATCGGTATAGCTGCAAATATTATTTGGGATCGTGCACTGGGCTATCCACTTGAAAGGCCCAAATCTCTTACTACCGCTATCCTGGAAGATATTGCTGCCGGTAAGAGTGTGAATATTGAAGATTAA
- a CDS encoding YjbQ family protein → MIKQIEIVLPAFSRGFHLITGIVESHLPELPQSGLLHLFIKHTSAGICINENADPTVLSDFETVFDKLVPENETYYKHTLEGSDDMPAHIKSVLCGTEISIPITGGRLNTGTWQGIYLCEFRNKGGNRKLVATIIS, encoded by the coding sequence ATGATAAAACAAATAGAGATTGTCCTTCCTGCCTTTAGCCGGGGATTTCATCTGATTACAGGTATTGTTGAAAGTCATTTGCCTGAGTTGCCTCAGTCGGGTTTGTTGCATCTGTTTATCAAACATACTTCTGCAGGTATCTGTATAAATGAAAATGCAGATCCGACAGTACTATCCGATTTTGAAACAGTATTTGATAAACTTGTGCCCGAAAATGAAACCTATTACAAACACACCCTTGAAGGGAGTGATGATATGCCTGCACATATTAAATCGGTCTTGTGTGGTACCGAAATTTCAATCCCCATAACCGGGGGCCGGTTAAACACCGGAACATGGCAGGGCATATATTTGTGCGAATTCAGAAATAAGGGAGGCAACCGAAAGCTGGTAGCAACCATCATTTCGTGA
- a CDS encoding SDR family oxidoreductase — MKKLISSNVLVTGGAGFIGSNLIEALLKQDNQVVCLDNFATGKRENIAPFLDHPKFTLIEGDIRNLEDCHTAVKGMEFVLHQAALGSVPRSINDPITTNDVNVGGFVNMLVAARDAGIKRFVYAASSSTYGDHPALPKKEDIIGRPLSPYAITKYVNELYARVFADLYGMETIGLRYFNVFGKRQDPDGAYAAVIPKFIKSLINGDAPVINGDGSQSRDFTYVENVVQINQLALLAQNPEAINTVYNVAFGENTSLNELYNQLTGFLSAFKPSIAQIKPSYGPPRKGDVQHSLASIEKATTLLGYQPAFSLHQGLEQAIQWYFDYLNK; from the coding sequence ATGAAAAAACTTATTTCATCAAACGTACTGGTAACCGGAGGTGCAGGCTTTATCGGCTCAAACCTGATTGAAGCATTATTAAAACAAGACAATCAGGTTGTATGTCTCGACAACTTTGCAACAGGTAAACGAGAGAACATTGCACCATTTCTCGATCATCCTAAATTTACCCTGATAGAGGGTGATATCAGAAATCTTGAAGATTGCCATACGGCTGTTAAAGGAATGGAATTTGTTTTACATCAGGCAGCTCTTGGGTCTGTTCCACGTTCAATTAACGATCCTATTACAACCAACGATGTCAATGTGGGCGGATTTGTCAATATGCTGGTTGCTGCAAGGGATGCCGGCATCAAACGGTTTGTATATGCGGCCAGTTCCTCTACTTATGGCGATCATCCGGCACTGCCCAAAAAGGAAGACATCATCGGAAGACCGCTTTCGCCCTATGCCATCACCAAATATGTGAATGAACTATATGCCAGGGTTTTTGCCGACCTTTACGGAATGGAAACCATTGGCCTGCGCTATTTTAATGTCTTTGGCAAACGCCAGGACCCCGACGGTGCTTACGCTGCAGTAATCCCTAAATTTATCAAATCACTCATTAACGGTGATGCTCCTGTAATTAATGGAGATGGGAGCCAGTCGCGCGATTTTACTTATGTTGAAAATGTGGTGCAAATAAACCAGTTGGCATTGCTGGCACAAAACCCCGAAGCCATCAATACTGTTTACAATGTAGCTTTTGGCGAAAATACCAGTCTGAATGAGCTCTACAATCAACTCACCGGGTTCCTGTCGGCTTTCAAACCTTCCATAGCCCAAATAAAACCCTCTTATGGCCCTCCGCGCAAAGGCGATGTGCAACACTCCCTGGCGTCTATCGAAAAAGCCACAACCCTTTTGGGATATCAACCGGCGTTCAGCCTTCATCAAGGACTTGAACAAGCCATTCAGTGGTATTTTGATTATCTGAACAAATAG
- a CDS encoding DUF4340 domain-containing protein, which translates to MRKNRIIILVTLLLAVVAGLLMLNKSKSTLDRKISDFAVSDTASVTRIFMSDKADNKVLLARKPDGTWSLNDKYDAHVENVNTFLTTISNLEVREPVAKAAHNNIITLLASRSVKVEIYQQSYRINLGSYHFFPYEKLAKTYYIGDATMDNAGTYALLEGADTPVILYMPGLRGFVATRFSTAETDWRVHTVFNKKLPDIKEIKVEFTQKPEESFKVINNNNESLSLYKLTDNQLISRYDTLQLMAFVNAFRNIRYETLLNDMEPHKMDSIVNSTPLHRITLELKDGTKQTATTFGRMLPVPEIDVFDGSTVTYDRDRMYALVNNDKDFVMVQFFVFDKILMPLSLFAKNGQ; encoded by the coding sequence ATGCGCAAAAACAGAATCATAATACTTGTTACACTTTTGCTTGCTGTAGTGGCTGGATTGCTAATGCTAAACAAATCAAAGTCAACGCTTGACAGAAAGATCAGCGACTTTGCCGTGAGTGATACAGCCTCAGTTACACGCATCTTTATGTCAGACAAGGCCGATAATAAAGTATTGCTTGCCCGAAAACCAGATGGAACCTGGTCGTTAAATGACAAATATGATGCTCATGTTGAAAATGTAAATACTTTTCTCACCACCATCAGCAATCTGGAAGTCAGAGAACCTGTCGCAAAAGCAGCACACAACAATATTATCACGCTACTTGCTTCAAGGTCAGTAAAGGTTGAAATTTATCAGCAATCCTACAGAATTAACCTGGGCAGCTATCATTTTTTTCCCTACGAAAAGCTGGCAAAAACCTACTATATTGGTGATGCAACCATGGATAATGCAGGCACATATGCATTACTGGAAGGTGCTGACACACCTGTTATTCTTTATATGCCCGGACTTAGAGGATTTGTTGCCACCAGGTTTTCAACAGCTGAAACCGACTGGAGAGTACACACCGTTTTTAATAAAAAACTACCTGACATCAAAGAAATTAAGGTGGAATTTACCCAAAAACCAGAAGAATCCTTCAAAGTCATCAACAACAATAACGAAAGTTTAAGTTTGTACAAACTGACTGACAACCAGTTGATCAGCAGATACGACACCCTTCAGCTCATGGCTTTTGTGAATGCTTTCAGAAATATAAGATATGAAACATTGCTCAACGATATGGAGCCTCACAAAATGGACTCAATAGTAAATTCAACCCCTTTGCACCGGATTACTCTTGAGCTTAAAGACGGAACAAAACAAACTGCAACTACTTTTGGAAGAATGCTTCCTGTGCCGGAAATAGACGTTTTTGACGGTTCAACAGTTACTTATGACCGTGACAGGATGTATGCCCTTGTAAATAATGACAAAGACTTTGTTATGGTCCAATTTTTTGTCTTTGACAAAATACTCATGCCTCTTTCACTTTTTGCCAAGAATGGGCAATAA
- the gldG gene encoding gliding motility-associated ABC transporter substrate-binding protein GldG, with translation METSKRNNADIRRNNIIQLALGLIIIILLNVIGSYLFTRFDLTTEKRYSLSPSTKKLLRETDDIIYFRVYLEGDFPAGFKLLSKSTREMLDEFRAYSDNIQYEFINPSAEESAKARGEVYNRLIEQGLQPTDINVKMKEGQQQQRIFPGALVSYKGREIPLSLLADQLGAPPDAIINNSIQALEYNISNAIRKLSNTSKPKIAFSYGHGELPLIETADARHALSDYYQVESVKIAGNINALTNRKENEDGTYSVVNKYKALVIAKPDSVFTEKDKFIIDQFVMNGGKILWLVDPVFATMDSLQKSDRTMGVTQDINLNDMLYTYGVRLNSNLLMDINALPIPMVTGQIGNQPQFSFFPWYFFPVITSTSQHPVVNNLNAIRTEFISSLDTVGNPAIKKTILLKTSQYTRIALTPVMISLDILSKEADPKDYNQQPQAVAVLLEGEFQSLYNNRITSEISQAPEIGFTAKSPKNRMIVMADGDIIRNQVQFNNGSFMPLPLGYDRHTGQTFGNKDLILNAVNYLCDDEGLMSVRARELKLRALDVNRARKQLLMWQLINTAAPVLLVIMFGLIQFALRKRKYAR, from the coding sequence ATGGAAACAAGTAAACGAAATAACGCTGACATACGTCGAAACAATATCATTCAGCTTGCACTGGGTTTAATCATCATCATACTGCTGAACGTAATTGGTTCATATTTATTTACCAGATTTGACCTCACTACTGAAAAGAGGTATTCATTATCGCCGTCCACCAAAAAGCTTTTACGCGAAACAGACGATATCATTTATTTCAGGGTTTACCTTGAGGGGGATTTCCCGGCAGGATTCAAATTACTCAGCAAATCAACCCGCGAAATGCTGGATGAATTCAGGGCTTACAGTGACAACATCCAGTACGAATTTATCAACCCTTCGGCAGAAGAATCGGCCAAAGCCAGAGGAGAAGTGTATAACAGACTGATTGAACAGGGGCTTCAGCCAACCGACATCAATGTGAAAATGAAGGAAGGGCAGCAACAGCAACGAATATTTCCGGGAGCCCTGGTTTCCTATAAAGGCCGTGAAATCCCCTTAAGCCTGCTCGCCGACCAATTGGGCGCACCACCTGATGCTATCATCAACAACTCCATACAGGCACTTGAGTATAATATTTCAAATGCCATCAGAAAGCTTAGCAACACCAGCAAACCCAAAATCGCATTTTCATATGGCCATGGCGAATTACCTCTTATCGAAACAGCTGACGCACGCCACGCCTTATCTGATTATTACCAGGTTGAAAGCGTTAAAATTGCCGGCAATATTAACGCTTTGACCAACAGAAAAGAAAATGAAGATGGAACATACAGCGTGGTAAATAAATACAAAGCACTGGTGATTGCCAAACCTGACTCGGTTTTTACTGAAAAGGACAAATTTATCATTGACCAGTTTGTAATGAACGGAGGCAAAATATTATGGCTGGTTGACCCTGTTTTTGCCACAATGGACAGCCTGCAAAAATCAGATCGCACTATGGGCGTAACACAGGACATAAACCTAAACGATATGCTCTACACCTATGGTGTGCGCCTTAACAGCAACCTGCTGATGGACATCAATGCATTGCCTATTCCTATGGTTACTGGACAAATAGGCAACCAACCCCAGTTCAGCTTTTTCCCCTGGTATTTCTTTCCTGTAATTACCTCTACTTCACAGCACCCGGTAGTAAACAATCTGAATGCTATCCGCACCGAATTTATCAGCAGTCTTGATACTGTCGGAAATCCGGCCATTAAGAAGACTATTTTGCTGAAAACTTCGCAGTACACCCGCATTGCGCTTACTCCTGTAATGATTTCACTCGATATCCTGAGCAAAGAAGCAGATCCCAAAGATTACAATCAGCAACCTCAGGCAGTTGCAGTTTTGCTCGAAGGAGAGTTTCAATCACTTTACAACAACAGAATCACATCAGAAATATCCCAGGCCCCCGAAATCGGATTTACGGCCAAAAGCCCCAAAAACAGAATGATTGTAATGGCTGATGGAGACATTATCCGTAATCAGGTACAATTCAACAACGGCTCTTTTATGCCGCTTCCCTTAGGTTATGACCGTCACACCGGACAAACATTTGGCAATAAAGATTTGATCTTGAATGCTGTAAACTACCTTTGCGATGACGAAGGTTTGATGTCGGTTAGAGCAAGAGAACTTAAGCTCAGGGCTCTTGATGTAAACAGAGCACGCAAGCAACTGCTAATGTGGCAATTAATCAATACAGCCGCCCCTGTTTTACTGGTGATAATGTTTGGTTTGATACAGTTTGCCCTCAGAAAACGCAAATACGCCAGATAA
- the gldF gene encoding gliding motility-associated ABC transporter permease subunit GldF, which translates to MFTLFRKEIFSFLNSLIGYLAIIVFLIINGLFLWVFPLGFNIIDYGYASLDNLFTLSPFVFLFLIPAITMRSFADEKRSGTIEMLLTKPLTDFQIIMAKYLAGVTLVLFSLLPTLIYAISVYLLGLPKGNMDMGGLWGSYIGLLFLASAFVAIGLFVSSITDNQIIAFILALVLSGFAYTGFEFIAQLSLFGKADLFIMSLGIQAHYASMSRGVIDTRDVLYFVSLIAIFILLTKIALESRKWEQTLSKNKSGK; encoded by the coding sequence ATGTTCACACTCTTTCGCAAAGAAATTTTCAGTTTTTTGAATTCGCTGATAGGCTATCTGGCCATTATAGTTTTCCTGATTATCAACGGGCTATTTTTGTGGGTCTTCCCCCTCGGATTCAACATTATTGACTATGGTTATGCAAGCCTCGACAACCTGTTTACGCTTTCGCCATTTGTCTTCCTTTTTTTGATACCGGCCATTACGATGCGTTCATTTGCTGACGAAAAGCGCAGCGGAACCATTGAAATGTTGCTTACCAAACCGCTTACAGATTTTCAGATTATTATGGCCAAATATCTGGCAGGTGTTACATTAGTATTATTTTCACTTTTACCAACGCTGATTTATGCCATATCTGTCTACCTGCTCGGACTTCCCAAAGGCAACATGGATATGGGCGGGCTTTGGGGCAGCTACATCGGATTGCTATTTTTAGCTTCAGCATTTGTAGCCATCGGCCTCTTTGTTTCATCCATTACTGATAATCAGATTATCGCCTTTATTCTGGCTTTGGTGCTCAGTGGATTTGCATATACCGGGTTTGAATTTATTGCACAACTTTCACTTTTCGGCAAGGCCGACCTGTTTATCATGTCGCTGGGCATTCAGGCGCATTATGCTTCAATGAGCCGGGGTGTGATTGACACACGTGATGTGCTTTATTTTGTGAGTCTGATAGCCATTTTTATTCTGCTCACCAAAATTGCGCTGGAGAGCCGTAAATGGGAACAAACACTTAGCAAAAACAAATCCGGTAAATAG
- a CDS encoding SAM-dependent chlorinase/fluorinase, with amino-acid sequence MTPVITLTTDWGPRDHYAGAVKGAIISRLPDARIIDISHRIKPFNIKQASFILRNAFPLFPEGTIHIIGINTEESENTPHVAVQFRNHYFIGADNGVFTLMFDESPAKIVELDINQDTGYFTFSTRDRFVKAAVHLAQGKAIEELGHVRSDLNALISMRPHISGDTISSRVVYIDNYENAFLNITSKEFAEVGKNRRFSLSIKGKSHQINTIREAYSAVPEGEIAILYSTTGLIEISINKGNAASLLGLKTDDIVLITFTN; translated from the coding sequence ATGACACCGGTAATAACGCTAACAACTGATTGGGGACCTCGCGACCATTATGCCGGAGCCGTCAAGGGGGCGATTATCAGCCGTTTGCCTGATGCCAGGATTATTGACATCAGCCATCGCATCAAACCGTTCAACATCAAACAGGCCTCCTTTATTCTGCGTAATGCTTTTCCCTTGTTTCCTGAAGGAACCATTCATATTATTGGCATCAACACCGAAGAATCAGAAAACACCCCGCACGTTGCTGTTCAATTTCGCAACCATTATTTTATCGGAGCTGACAATGGTGTTTTCACCCTTATGTTTGATGAAAGCCCTGCAAAAATTGTTGAACTGGACATCAATCAGGATACGGGATATTTCACATTTTCAACGCGCGACCGGTTTGTGAAAGCAGCAGTGCATCTGGCACAAGGTAAAGCTATTGAAGAACTTGGCCATGTGAGGTCCGACCTCAATGCACTCATCAGCATGCGGCCGCACATCAGTGGCGACACCATCAGCAGCAGGGTCGTATATATTGATAATTATGAGAATGCCTTTCTCAATATTACATCCAAAGAATTTGCAGAAGTTGGGAAAAATCGCAGATTCTCCCTTTCAATCAAAGGCAAGTCTCACCAAATCAACACTATACGCGAAGCATACAGTGCTGTTCCTGAGGGTGAAATTGCTATATTGTATAGTACAACAGGCCTCATCGAGATTTCAATCAACAAAGGCAATGCCGCAAGTCTGCTCGGGTTAAAAACCGATGACATTGTGCTTATAACTTTCACAAATTAA
- a CDS encoding Dabb family protein codes for MIKHIVFFKVAAPMSAADKASLLNTVSQRLNELPGLIPEISRFEVGINMVDDIKAADLVLVSEFESAGDLQSYQSHPAHQAFLMWNKDKCPKFSVVDYLF; via the coding sequence ATGATAAAACATATTGTTTTTTTTAAGGTGGCAGCTCCTATGTCAGCTGCTGATAAAGCCTCGTTGCTTAATACAGTTAGTCAACGACTGAACGAACTTCCTGGTTTGATTCCTGAAATCAGCCGGTTTGAAGTGGGTATTAACATGGTGGATGATATCAAAGCTGCTGATTTGGTGCTTGTGAGCGAGTTTGAAAGTGCCGGGGATCTTCAGTCGTATCAGTCACATCCTGCACATCAGGCATTCTTGATGTGGAATAAGGATAAATGCCCCAAATTTTCGGTAGTCGACTATTTGTTCTGA
- a CDS encoding LapA family protein — protein sequence MSRSAIITIIAAILLVIFSIQNSASAELKLFFWSFNMSLALMLLFIFLIGAGFGYFFHLWMVSRKQKSENTDKE from the coding sequence ATGTCACGTTCCGCCATTATCACCATTATTGCAGCTATCCTGCTTGTCATTTTTTCCATTCAGAACTCCGCATCGGCTGAATTAAAACTCTTCTTCTGGAGTTTTAACATGTCGCTGGCACTTATGCTGCTATTTATTTTCCTCATCGGAGCCGGATTTGGTTATTTCTTTCATTTGTGGATGGTTTCGCGAAAGCAAAAATCTGAAAATACAGATAAGGAATAA
- a CDS encoding T9SS type A sorting domain-containing protein: MKISRQLLLFTCFAMMVFIAGVFKTNHKNQNNPGHNHTSMQERFGLEKEPGLYPNDWMDRQRTFPYGSIKTDVYLEAIRQAQAFHTNASRTSLNWELAGPVNIGGRITDIEMPEGSNSTIYIGAASGGIFKSTNSGFNWTNIFMNAASLTIGDIAIDKSNHNLLYAGTGEANASSQSVRGDGIYKSTDGGTTWTFSGLEQSAYIGRIVIDYSNSDRVFAAACGNLFSPDEHRGVYRTTDGGNSWQKVLFLTDSTAAIDIVQHPTNPDILYAAMWERVRGLNYRRSYGASSGIWMTTDGGDNWSELSVGLPSGNEKGRIGLAVSPSNPSILYAFYDNQSEVAVYKTINGGQSWSRTNDGALQGMNSTFGWYFGQIRVDPNIPDIVYVMGVDMFYTANGGNSWTQLAGYFNSDVIHVDHHAMYIHPETGRIYEGNDGGLYVSDDLGFNWSKINNLPLTQFYDIEIDYLNPDRLYGGTQDNNTVRTTTGQTNDWDAILGGDGFYSLVDYTNSNIIYAEYQWGALHKSTNGGSWMNAINGYWSSDRVNWSAPVVMHPQNPETLYFGTYRVWKSNNGGNSWTAVSGDLTNGDDGSSFHTISTLAVSPLQPSIVLAGTDDGRVHISTDAGAQWTDISQGLPLRWITRVATDPFDENKIYVTLSGFRWDEPVSHVYMSDDLGQTWQSIGGNLPELPVNVILADPNRQGRLFVGTDAGVFVTNNGGEEWLSLNQGLGNVPVISMKIHPELNFLVIGTYGLSAYKLDLSQLSVGVGDIHQLRSKLSVSGVFPNPFRTALNQFVTLKVESSAFTNAHMVIYDNTGRTIKTFSATSLRQGLNQLLWDGKDESGMAVKSGYYYISLKSAAGNASAKVLVVN; the protein is encoded by the coding sequence ATGAAAATCAGCCGACAATTATTATTATTTACCTGTTTTGCCATGATGGTGTTCATTGCAGGTGTATTTAAAACCAATCATAAAAACCAAAATAATCCCGGGCATAACCATACCTCAATGCAGGAAAGATTTGGTCTTGAAAAAGAGCCGGGATTATATCCCAATGATTGGATGGACAGGCAACGTACTTTCCCTTATGGTTCGATAAAGACTGATGTTTATCTTGAAGCCATCAGGCAGGCACAGGCTTTTCATACGAATGCTTCCAGAACGTCACTAAACTGGGAATTGGCAGGCCCTGTTAATATTGGCGGGCGGATTACTGATATTGAAATGCCTGAAGGTTCAAATTCAACTATTTACATTGGTGCTGCATCCGGGGGTATTTTTAAATCGACCAATAGTGGTTTTAACTGGACGAATATTTTTATGAATGCAGCCTCCTTAACAATTGGTGACATTGCTATTGATAAAAGCAACCATAATCTTTTATACGCTGGTACTGGTGAGGCCAATGCTTCGAGCCAGAGTGTCAGGGGCGATGGTATTTATAAATCAACTGACGGAGGAACAACCTGGACTTTTTCAGGACTTGAACAATCTGCTTATATCGGGCGAATAGTTATAGATTATTCAAATTCCGACAGGGTTTTTGCAGCGGCCTGCGGTAATTTATTTTCGCCAGACGAGCACAGGGGTGTTTATCGTACAACCGATGGAGGGAATTCATGGCAAAAAGTTCTATTTCTGACTGATTCCACTGCAGCCATTGATATTGTTCAACATCCAACAAATCCGGATATACTTTATGCTGCCATGTGGGAGCGTGTACGTGGTTTGAACTACCGCCGGTCATATGGTGCCAGTTCAGGTATTTGGATGACAACTGACGGAGGCGACAACTGGTCAGAATTATCGGTTGGCTTACCGTCAGGCAATGAGAAGGGGCGTATCGGGTTGGCTGTTTCTCCTTCAAACCCATCTATCCTTTATGCCTTTTATGATAATCAATCGGAAGTGGCAGTATATAAAACAATAAATGGCGGGCAAAGCTGGTCGCGCACCAATGACGGTGCCCTGCAAGGGATGAACAGCACTTTTGGCTGGTATTTTGGCCAGATTAGGGTTGATCCGAATATTCCTGATATAGTGTATGTTATGGGCGTTGATATGTTTTATACCGCTAATGGTGGCAATTCCTGGACACAGCTTGCCGGTTATTTTAATTCTGATGTCATTCATGTGGATCATCATGCCATGTATATTCATCCTGAAACAGGCCGTATTTACGAAGGAAATGACGGAGGCCTTTATGTAAGCGACGATTTAGGGTTTAATTGGAGTAAAATCAATAATTTGCCGCTTACTCAGTTTTACGATATTGAAATCGATTATCTGAATCCTGATCGCCTCTATGGCGGGACACAGGATAACAATACCGTACGGACAACTACTGGTCAGACCAACGATTGGGATGCCATTTTGGGTGGTGACGGTTTTTATAGCCTGGTTGACTATACCAATTCAAACATCATCTATGCTGAATACCAATGGGGAGCTTTACATAAGTCAACCAATGGAGGAAGCTGGATGAATGCCATTAATGGATATTGGTCTTCCGACAGGGTAAACTGGTCAGCTCCTGTCGTAATGCATCCGCAAAATCCCGAAACACTATATTTTGGTACTTACAGGGTTTGGAAGTCAAATAATGGTGGAAATTCATGGACTGCTGTCAGTGGCGATTTGACCAATGGCGATGATGGAAGCTCTTTTCATACCATCAGCACGCTGGCTGTGTCTCCTCTTCAGCCTTCCATTGTTCTGGCAGGAACTGACGATGGAAGGGTACATATTTCAACTGATGCCGGTGCGCAATGGACTGATATAAGTCAGGGATTACCGCTCAGATGGATAACCCGCGTAGCCACCGACCCTTTTGATGAGAACAAAATTTATGTTACACTTTCAGGATTCAGATGGGATGAGCCTGTTTCACATGTTTATATGTCGGACGATCTTGGCCAGACATGGCAATCTATTGGAGGAAACCTTCCTGAGCTGCCGGTAAATGTTATTTTGGCCGATCCTAATCGTCAGGGGCGTTTGTTTGTTGGGACTGATGCCGGTGTATTTGTGACCAATAATGGAGGTGAGGAATGGCTGAGTTTGAATCAGGGACTTGGAAATGTACCTGTAATTTCAATGAAAATTCATCCTGAGCTTAATTTTCTGGTCATAGGAACATACGGGTTGTCGGCCTACAAACTCGATTTGTCGCAGCTCAGTGTGGGTGTCGGAGATATACATCAGCTGAGGTCAAAGCTTTCTGTTTCAGGAGTTTTTCCTAATCCTTTCCGGACAGCTTTAAATCAGTTTGTTACTTTAAAGGTTGAAAGTTCAGCTTTTACAAATGCTCATATGGTTATTTACGACAATACAGGCAGAACAATAAAGACTTTTTCTGCCACTTCTCTTCGTCAGGGCCTGAATCAATTGTTATGGGATGGTAAGGATGAAAGCGGAATGGCTGTTAAATCAGGTTATTATTATATTTCGCTGAAATCTGCAGCTGGCAATGCATCGGCAAAGGTGCTGGTTGTGAATTAA